The following proteins are encoded in a genomic region of Aliiroseovarius sp. F47248L:
- the rnhA gene encoding ribonuclease HI: MAEFFAFTDGACSGNPGPGGWGALLQAHENGAVIKERELKGGAAETTNNQMELMAAIMALETLGKPCAITVVTDSAYVKNGVTGWIHGWKRNGWRTSSKKPVKNVELWQRLDEAQARHQVTWQWVKGHAGHPENERADELARAGMAPFKD; this comes from the coding sequence ATGGCTGAGTTTTTCGCATTCACCGACGGCGCGTGTTCCGGCAATCCCGGCCCCGGCGGTTGGGGGGCTCTACTGCAAGCCCATGAAAACGGTGCCGTGATCAAAGAGCGTGAATTGAAAGGTGGCGCGGCCGAAACCACCAACAACCAGATGGAGTTGATGGCTGCCATCATGGCACTGGAAACCCTTGGCAAACCGTGCGCGATCACGGTCGTCACCGACAGCGCCTATGTGAAGAATGGCGTGACCGGGTGGATACATGGGTGGAAGCGGAACGGGTGGCGGACGTCATCCAAGAAACCCGTGAAGAATGTCGAACTTTGGCAGCGGTTGGACGAGGCTCAGGCCCGCCATCAAGTGACGTGGCAATGGGTCAAGGGCCATGCTGGCCACCCCGAAAACGAACGTGCCGACGAACTGGCCCGCGCCGGGATGGCACCGTTCAAGGACTGA
- a CDS encoding glutathione S-transferase family protein, translating into MLTLYSMPSSGNSYKVRLLLALLGRPYHHIPCESQSPELQTAKTEGKLPLGKVPALHLETGEVLSESNAILWYLASGTSWIPNDPLDQARMLSWMFFEQNRHEPVIAVRASLRSYPHLADEATPELLEELLVSGNSILDLMEHGLQGQDWFAGDTPTIADIALYSYTHTAEDRGGFDLSPFSAIRDWLNRTGALPGFEPLTGPAHG; encoded by the coding sequence ATGCTGACCCTCTATTCCATGCCCAGTTCCGGCAACAGCTATAAGGTGCGGCTGCTTTTGGCGTTGCTGGGTCGGCCATATCATCACATCCCCTGTGAATCCCAATCACCCGAACTACAGACCGCGAAGACCGAAGGCAAACTGCCCTTGGGCAAAGTGCCCGCGCTGCATTTGGAAACGGGCGAGGTGCTTAGCGAAAGCAATGCCATCTTGTGGTATCTGGCCAGCGGCACATCATGGATTCCAAACGATCCGTTGGACCAGGCTCGTATGCTGTCGTGGATGTTTTTTGAACAGAACCGCCATGAACCTGTCATCGCGGTGCGCGCATCTTTGCGGAGCTATCCCCATCTGGCGGACGAGGCGACGCCAGAGCTTCTGGAAGAGTTGCTGGTGTCGGGGAACAGCATTCTGGACCTGATGGAACACGGGCTGCAGGGGCAGGACTGGTTCGCAGGCGACACACCGACCATCGCGGATATCGCGCTCTATTCCTACACCCACACGGCCGAAGATCGGGGCGGGTTTGATCTGTCGCCCTTCTCCGCAATACGCGACTGGCTGAATCGGACTGGTGCGCTGCCCGGTTTCGAGCCGCTGACAGGTCCGGCCCATGGCTGA
- the ispH gene encoding 4-hydroxy-3-methylbut-2-enyl diphosphate reductase, with protein sequence MTKPALTLYLAAPNGFCAGVDRAIKIVEMAIEKWGPPIYVRHEIVHNKFVVDGLRAKGAVFVEELDEVPDDRPVIFSAHGVAKAVPAEASRREMVFVDATCPLVSKVHIEAERHHQNGLQMVMIGHAGHPETIGTMGQLPEGEVLLVETAEDVATLAPRDPAQLAYITQTTLSVDDTAGVVDALRARFPQIVGPHKEDICYATTNRQEAVKAVAPKVDALLVIGAPNSSNSRRLVEVARANGCSYAMLVQRASEIDWRAIEGIKSVGLTAGASAPQVLVDEVIDAFRDRYDVTVERVETAQENVEFKVPRVLREPA encoded by the coding sequence ATGACCAAGCCCGCTCTTACACTTTACCTTGCCGCGCCGAACGGGTTCTGCGCGGGTGTGGATCGCGCCATCAAGATCGTCGAAATGGCGATCGAAAAATGGGGCCCGCCGATCTATGTGCGCCACGAGATTGTGCATAACAAATTCGTCGTCGATGGGCTGCGCGCCAAAGGGGCCGTCTTTGTCGAGGAACTGGACGAAGTGCCTGATGATCGCCCCGTCATCTTCTCGGCCCACGGTGTTGCCAAGGCCGTGCCCGCCGAAGCCAGCCGCCGAGAGATGGTGTTTGTCGACGCCACCTGCCCGCTTGTCTCCAAAGTGCATATCGAGGCCGAGCGCCACCACCAGAACGGCTTGCAAATGGTCATGATCGGTCATGCGGGTCACCCGGAAACCATCGGCACGATGGGACAACTGCCCGAAGGCGAGGTGCTGTTGGTCGAAACCGCCGAAGATGTGGCCACCCTAGCCCCGCGCGATCCCGCACAACTTGCCTATATCACCCAGACCACCCTGTCTGTCGATGACACCGCTGGTGTGGTTGACGCCTTGCGCGCTCGCTTCCCGCAGATCGTTGGCCCACATAAAGAAGACATTTGCTATGCGACCACCAACCGGCAAGAGGCTGTAAAGGCGGTAGCCCCCAAGGTCGACGCGCTTCTGGTCATCGGTGCGCCCAACAGCTCGAACTCGCGCCGATTGGTCGAGGTGGCCCGCGCCAACGGGTGCAGCTATGCCATGCTTGTGCAGCGGGCAAGTGAGATTGACTGGCGCGCCATCGAAGGCATCAAATCGGTTGGCCTGACCGCCGGAGCGTCCGCCCCGCAGGTTCTGGTCGACGAGGTCATTGACGCATTTCGTGACCGCTATGACGTCACTGTCGAACGGGTGGAGACCGCACAAGAGAATGTCGAATTCAAAGTGCCGCGCGTGTTGCGTGAACCCGCCTGA
- a CDS encoding NYN domain-containing protein produces the protein MFYRDERLALFIDGSNLYAAAKSLGFDIDYKLLRQEFMRRGKLLRAFYYTALLENEEYSPIRPLVDWLNYNGFSMVTKPAKEYTDSMGRRKVKGNMDIELTVDALELAPHIDHAVLFSGDGDFRPLIEAMQRQGVRVSVVSTIRSQPPMIADELRRQADNFIELEELKDVIGRPPREFDRPERSED, from the coding sequence ATGTTCTATCGGGACGAACGGCTTGCGCTGTTCATTGATGGTTCGAACCTTTACGCGGCCGCCAAATCGCTGGGTTTCGACATCGACTACAAACTACTTCGCCAGGAATTCATGCGACGGGGCAAGCTCCTTCGCGCGTTTTATTACACGGCCCTTCTGGAAAACGAGGAATATTCGCCGATCCGCCCACTGGTGGACTGGTTGAATTACAACGGCTTCTCGATGGTGACCAAGCCGGCCAAGGAATACACTGATTCAATGGGTCGGCGGAAGGTCAAAGGCAACATGGACATCGAACTTACCGTCGATGCGCTGGAACTTGCACCCCATATCGACCACGCGGTCCTGTTCTCCGGCGATGGCGATTTTCGCCCGCTGATCGAAGCAATGCAACGTCAGGGTGTCCGCGTTTCCGTGGTATCGACCATCCGCAGCCAACCCCCGATGATCGCTGACGAACTGCGCCGACAGGCCGACAATTTCATCGAGCTGGAAGAGCTGAAAGACGTGATCGGACGCCCCCCACGCGAGTTTGACCGGCCCGAACGGTCCGAGGACTGA
- the folK gene encoding 2-amino-4-hydroxy-6-hydroxymethyldihydropteridine diphosphokinase: MPQAINSHVTCPKVLVSLGSNATSRRRESANIIHDAVEHLAARKFRITSVSRYYSTPCFPAGAGPDFVNAAVGIDTDLSPNDLLSALHQIEAKFGRERPSRWAPRTLDLDLIAYGDQILPNESVLTHWMSLQLAEQKVLAPEQLILPHPRMHERAFVLIPLADIAPDWCHPLIGKTVKEMVDDLPDEEKKGVSPYLFP; the protein is encoded by the coding sequence GTGCCGCAAGCAATTAATTCACATGTAACCTGTCCAAAAGTGCTGGTTTCATTAGGAAGTAACGCGACGTCAAGGCGGCGAGAGTCAGCGAATATTATACACGATGCGGTTGAACATCTGGCAGCACGAAAATTTAGAATCACCAGCGTCAGTCGATATTATAGCACGCCTTGCTTTCCAGCCGGTGCTGGTCCCGATTTTGTGAATGCAGCCGTCGGAATCGATACAGACCTTTCACCAAACGATCTGTTGTCTGCGCTGCATCAGATTGAAGCAAAGTTTGGCCGCGAACGGCCATCACGTTGGGCTCCGCGCACTTTGGATCTGGACCTGATTGCTTATGGTGACCAGATTTTGCCCAACGAATCCGTGCTGACACACTGGATGAGCTTGCAGCTGGCGGAGCAGAAGGTTCTGGCCCCCGAGCAACTGATCCTGCCTCATCCGCGGATGCACGAGCGCGCGTTTGTGCTGATTCCCCTTGCCGATATTGCCCCCGATTGGTGTCACCCGCTGATTGGCAAGACAGTGAAGGAGATGGTTGATGACCTGCCTGATGAAGAAAAAAAGGGCGTTTCACCCTATTTGTTCCCGTAG
- the rpoZ gene encoding DNA-directed RNA polymerase subunit omega, with protein MARVTVEDCVDKVPNRFELVMLASHRAREISAGGQITVDRDNDKNPVVALREIADETQTADELRERMIESHQTQIEVDEPEEDSMALLMGAEAADKPAEDDLSEEKLLRALMEAQGQG; from the coding sequence ATGGCCCGCGTGACGGTTGAAGATTGCGTAGATAAAGTCCCGAACAGGTTTGAGCTTGTAATGCTCGCCTCGCATCGTGCCCGAGAGATTTCGGCCGGTGGCCAGATCACGGTCGACCGCGACAATGACAAGAACCCTGTCGTTGCGCTGCGCGAGATTGCGGATGAAACGCAAACCGCCGACGAACTGCGCGAGCGTATGATCGAAAGCCATCAGACCCAGATTGAAGTTGACGAGCCTGAAGAAGACAGCATGGCTCTGTTGATGGGGGCTGAAGCTGCTGACAAGCCGGCCGAGGATGATCTGTCCGAAGAAAAGCTTCTGCGTGCTTTGATGGAAGCGCAAGGCCAGGGCTAA
- a CDS encoding bifunctional (p)ppGpp synthetase/guanosine-3',5'-bis(diphosphate) 3'-pyrophosphohydrolase produces the protein MNDLPDLDLDLDGLIERIRRYNPKSNHELIRAAYEYGARMHDGQTRHSGEPYFTHPFAVAEILADMQLDDATIITALLHDTIEDTRSTYSEVTKIFGVEVAELVDGVTKLTNLQLSSSETKQAENFRKLFMAMSKDLRVILVKLADRLHNMRTIRAMRPDKQIQKSRETMDIYAPLAGRMGMQWMREELEDLAFRVLNPEARNSIMRRFLRLQKESGDVIEKITGDIRLELDKANITAEVFGRAKKPFSIWRKMQEKNQSFSRLSDTYGFRIITDSEADCYRVLGVIHQRWRAIPGRFKDYISQPKSNGYRSIHTTVSGRDGKRVEVQIRTHAMHDVAEAGVAAHWSYKDGVRAENPFAVDPAKWISSLTERFEAAEDHDEFLEHVKLEMYQDQVFCFTPKGEVVKLPRGATPLDFAYAIHTRIGDSCVGAKVDGIRVPLWTRIKNGQSVEIMTAEGQSPQATWIDIVVTGRAKAAIRKSLRSVDRERFVRLGRELARVAFEHVGRKATEKALATAAKQLRLDDVDELLARMGSAELQARDVIAALYPESVEAEAEVDGDSVVVGLETGQDFARAQCCQPVPGERIVGITYRGKGVMVHTIDCDALADVAEDSSRWVDLHWHSGQHPAIHTVSINLTISNDAGVLGRICSLIGEQKANISDLKFLDRKPDFYRLLVDVDLRDIEHLHAIMLTLEADSDVADVHRHRDIARKP, from the coding sequence ATGAACGACCTTCCAGATCTTGACCTTGATCTTGATGGGCTGATCGAACGGATCCGCCGCTATAACCCCAAATCCAATCACGAATTGATCCGCGCGGCGTATGAATACGGCGCGCGTATGCACGATGGACAGACCCGCCATTCTGGCGAGCCTTACTTCACCCATCCCTTTGCTGTTGCCGAAATTCTGGCGGATATGCAGCTGGATGATGCCACGATTATCACCGCACTTTTGCATGACACGATCGAAGACACCCGGTCGACCTATTCGGAAGTGACCAAGATTTTCGGGGTCGAGGTGGCAGAGCTGGTCGATGGTGTGACCAAGCTGACCAATCTTCAGCTCAGTTCGTCCGAGACCAAACAGGCCGAAAACTTCCGCAAGCTGTTCATGGCGATGTCCAAGGATCTGCGGGTGATCCTGGTCAAGCTGGCGGACCGACTTCACAACATGCGCACGATCCGCGCCATGCGGCCCGACAAGCAGATTCAGAAATCGCGCGAAACCATGGACATCTATGCCCCGTTGGCGGGTCGCATGGGGATGCAGTGGATGCGCGAGGAATTGGAAGATCTGGCGTTTCGCGTGTTGAACCCCGAGGCGCGGAACTCGATCATGCGGCGGTTTCTGCGGTTGCAGAAGGAAAGCGGTGATGTGATCGAAAAGATCACCGGCGACATCCGGTTGGAGCTGGACAAGGCAAACATCACCGCCGAGGTGTTCGGGCGCGCCAAGAAGCCGTTTTCGATCTGGCGCAAGATGCAGGAAAAGAACCAGAGCTTCTCGCGCCTGTCGGACACCTATGGATTTCGGATTATCACAGATAGCGAAGCAGACTGCTATCGCGTGCTTGGCGTGATCCACCAACGCTGGCGCGCCATTCCGGGCCGGTTCAAGGATTACATCAGCCAGCCAAAATCAAACGGCTACCGCTCGATCCATACGACTGTATCGGGTCGCGATGGCAAAAGGGTTGAAGTTCAAATTCGCACCCATGCCATGCATGATGTAGCCGAGGCAGGCGTCGCCGCGCACTGGTCATACAAGGACGGCGTGCGGGCCGAAAACCCGTTCGCGGTTGATCCAGCCAAGTGGATTTCATCGCTGACCGAGCGGTTTGAAGCTGCTGAGGATCACGACGAGTTTCTGGAACACGTGAAGCTTGAAATGTATCAGGATCAAGTGTTCTGCTTCACCCCGAAAGGCGAGGTGGTGAAGCTGCCGCGGGGGGCGACGCCTTTGGATTTCGCCTATGCGATCCACACGCGGATCGGGGACAGTTGTGTCGGGGCCAAGGTCGACGGCATTCGCGTGCCGCTTTGGACCCGTATCAAAAACGGCCAGTCGGTCGAGATCATGACCGCAGAAGGGCAAAGCCCGCAAGCCACTTGGATCGACATCGTCGTGACAGGCCGCGCAAAGGCGGCCATTCGAAAAAGCCTGCGTAGCGTGGACCGTGAACGGTTCGTGCGATTGGGTCGCGAGCTTGCGCGCGTCGCGTTTGAACATGTTGGCCGCAAAGCGACCGAAAAGGCGCTGGCGACCGCGGCCAAACAACTGCGTCTGGATGACGTCGACGAATTGCTGGCGCGAATGGGATCGGCCGAGCTACAGGCGCGCGATGTCATTGCAGCACTGTATCCGGAAAGTGTTGAGGCCGAAGCCGAGGTTGATGGCGATTCGGTGGTGGTTGGTCTTGAAACCGGGCAGGATTTTGCCCGCGCGCAGTGTTGCCAACCCGTGCCCGGCGAACGCATTGTCGGGATCACCTATCGCGGTAAGGGTGTGATGGTCCACACCATCGACTGCGATGCTCTGGCCGATGTGGCCGAGGACAGCTCCCGATGGGTCGATCTTCATTGGCATTCCGGTCAGCACCCGGCGATTCATACGGTCAGCATTAACCTGACCATTTCGAACGATGCGGGTGTTCTGGGGCGGATTTGCTCGCTGATTGGTGAGCAGAAGGCCAATATCTCGGATCTGAAGTTTCTGGACCGAAAACCTGATTTCTACCGCCTACTTGTTGATGTAGATTTGCGCGATATTGAACATTTGCATGCCATTATGCTGACATTAGAAGCAGATAGTGATGTTGCCGATGTTCACCGACATAGGGACATCGCCCGTAAACCGTAG
- a CDS encoding DUF2062 domain-containing protein — protein sequence MFKRNPRSYLRIIAEFFYPRGGWYRASQYVIHRIRRLPDPAHRISRGIAAGVFASFTPFFGLHFLTAACLSWIIRGNVLASLLATFVGNPITFPLIAELSVNLGNAMLGQPSSVHLPEIAAQFAAATSDFWLNMKAPFTDHVVDWSRMSAFFHRVFLPYLVGCIIPGIVAGTIGYALSNPVIHAYQRRRIKKLKERYDKRLKAGRDKAGEAKEKP from the coding sequence GTGTTCAAGAGAAATCCGCGCTCATACCTGCGTATCATTGCGGAATTCTTCTATCCACGGGGCGGATGGTATCGGGCGTCGCAATATGTGATCCACCGCATTCGGCGTTTGCCCGATCCGGCGCACCGGATTTCGCGTGGGATTGCAGCGGGTGTTTTTGCCTCGTTCACGCCATTTTTCGGGCTTCACTTTCTGACCGCTGCCTGTTTGTCGTGGATCATTCGCGGCAACGTGTTGGCGTCATTGCTGGCAACCTTTGTCGGCAACCCGATAACCTTCCCGCTGATTGCGGAGCTTTCGGTCAATCTGGGCAACGCAATGCTGGGCCAGCCTTCAAGCGTGCATTTGCCTGAAATTGCCGCTCAGTTCGCGGCGGCCACGTCTGATTTCTGGTTGAACATGAAAGCGCCGTTTACCGATCACGTGGTCGACTGGTCGCGGATGTCGGCGTTTTTTCATCGGGTTTTCCTGCCCTATCTGGTGGGCTGCATCATTCCCGGCATTGTGGCTGGCACCATCGGGTATGCGTTGTCCAACCCTGTGATCCATGCCTATCAGCGACGTCGCATCAAGAAGTTGAAAGAGCGGTATGACAAGCGTCTGAAAGCCGGACGAGACAAGGCTGGCGAAGCAAAGGAAAAACCGTAA